One genomic window of Polyangium aurulentum includes the following:
- a CDS encoding sigma-70 family RNA polymerase sigma factor, producing MTTTIPKNIRQEFEKKIRGGIFNPVARFLPDEVREDRLQDAICQVWEMYARYAERGELLDDAILVHACRQRATDPSRYFVHCEGYKRKKDVLDPRNYMEGQVEVLHFGDVADDVEEAPVHLGFAELDTANPTKRIISAISLNEWLETLSPRDRELVELRAAGYDLDESAEKLGTSRFMVCRRIKELGESLAEHAGMLDCVYRRQWKRSAAGEEEAPESGVQVKKTRGRPIKSQAPTSITKDRPSRRVRRAA from the coding sequence GTGACGACCACGATTCCAAAGAACATTCGCCAGGAGTTCGAGAAGAAGATCCGAGGCGGCATCTTCAACCCCGTCGCCCGATTCCTGCCGGATGAGGTGCGCGAAGACCGACTCCAGGACGCCATCTGCCAGGTCTGGGAGATGTACGCGCGTTACGCCGAGCGCGGCGAACTGCTCGACGACGCGATCCTGGTGCACGCATGCCGCCAGCGCGCCACGGACCCGAGCCGCTACTTCGTCCACTGCGAGGGCTACAAGCGGAAGAAGGACGTGCTCGACCCGCGCAACTACATGGAGGGGCAGGTCGAGGTTCTGCACTTCGGCGATGTCGCCGATGACGTCGAAGAAGCGCCCGTCCATCTCGGCTTCGCGGAGCTGGATACCGCGAACCCGACGAAGCGGATCATCTCCGCCATCAGCTTGAACGAGTGGCTCGAGACGCTCTCCCCGCGGGACCGAGAGCTCGTCGAACTGCGCGCCGCCGGGTACGACCTCGACGAGAGCGCGGAGAAGCTCGGCACATCCAGGTTCATGGTGTGCAGGCGGATCAAGGAACTCGGCGAGAGCCTGGCCGAGCACGCCGGGATGCTGGACTGCGTCTATCGCCGGCAGTGGAAGCGTTCGGCGGCGGGCGAGGAGGAGGCGCCGGAGAGCGGCGTTCAGGTGAAGAAGACGAGGGGCCGTCCGATTAAGTCGCAGGCACCCACCTCCATCACCAAGGACCGGCCCTCCCGGCGGGTTCGGCGCGCGGCGTGA
- the istA gene encoding IS21 family transposase, which yields MVEPEIIRQIRDLAARGWGAKRIARELEVARNTVKRYLRGGPEAEVQVRPGRRCLDDDDRAEARQLYAGLAGGNAVVVARELRQRGVEASVRTVQRVVADQRHERFAADAASVRFETDPGQQMQIDFGQKVVRIGGTPTRVHLLVAVLCHSRRLFVKAFLGERQDDWREGIAAAFRHFGGVPRTMLGDNARALVVSRDRETGTVTFHPAYVAFCRDWGVTPRACQPYRARTKGKTESGVKYVKRNGLAEREFASFADLEAHLAAWMVEADRRIHGTTHEPPIVRFERDERQALRPLPARPMPVREQRLRRRVANDALVDVDTIRYSVPHRLVRETVEVALGEHEVRIYRGAELVARHERSFEPYARIIDKAHYAGLWRTQSAPVASASPPSPLEAMGRRLSDYAAVLEEATS from the coding sequence ATGGTGGAGCCGGAGATCATCCGGCAGATCCGCGATCTGGCCGCCCGCGGCTGGGGCGCCAAGCGGATCGCGCGTGAGCTGGAGGTGGCCCGCAACACGGTAAAACGCTACCTGCGGGGCGGCCCCGAGGCCGAGGTGCAGGTTCGTCCGGGCCGCCGCTGCCTCGACGACGACGACCGCGCCGAGGCCCGACAACTCTATGCGGGCCTGGCCGGCGGCAACGCCGTCGTCGTCGCGCGAGAGCTACGGCAGCGCGGCGTCGAGGCCAGCGTGCGCACGGTCCAGCGCGTCGTTGCCGACCAGCGACATGAGCGGTTCGCAGCGGATGCGGCCAGCGTGCGCTTCGAGACGGACCCTGGCCAGCAGATGCAGATCGACTTTGGTCAAAAAGTGGTCCGCATCGGCGGTACGCCCACGCGAGTCCACTTGCTCGTGGCGGTGCTATGCCATTCTCGACGGCTATTCGTCAAGGCATTTTTAGGCGAGCGTCAGGACGATTGGCGCGAGGGGATCGCCGCAGCTTTCCGCCACTTCGGCGGCGTGCCGCGCACGATGCTCGGCGACAATGCCCGCGCCCTGGTCGTGAGCCGCGACCGCGAGACGGGCACGGTGACGTTCCACCCGGCCTACGTGGCCTTCTGCCGCGATTGGGGCGTCACGCCGCGCGCCTGCCAGCCCTACCGCGCGCGCACCAAGGGCAAGACCGAGTCCGGCGTCAAGTACGTCAAGCGCAATGGTCTGGCCGAGCGCGAGTTCGCCTCGTTTGCAGACCTCGAGGCGCACCTCGCGGCCTGGATGGTCGAGGCCGACAGGCGCATCCACGGCACCACGCACGAGCCGCCCATCGTGCGCTTCGAGCGCGACGAGCGGCAAGCCCTGCGCCCGCTGCCCGCGCGCCCCATGCCCGTGCGCGAGCAACGCCTGCGGCGCCGCGTCGCCAATGATGCGCTCGTCGACGTCGATACCATCCGCTACAGCGTCCCGCATCGGCTCGTGCGCGAGACCGTCGAGGTCGCCCTCGGCGAGCACGAGGTGCGCATCTATCGCGGTGCCGAGCTCGTCGCGCGGCACGAGCGGTCGTTCGAGCCGTATGCGCGCATCATCGACAAGGCCCACTACGCGGGCCTATGGCGCACGCAGTCCGCGCCAGTGGCCTCCGCGTCGCCCCCGAGCCCGCTGGAGGCCATGGGCCGGCGGCTTTCCGATTACGCAGCCGTGCTCGAGGAGGCGACCTCGTGA
- a CDS encoding DNA polymerase → MPIPEVQRLLARGPGSLPDVLVVDVGALIRWAYDEDPSADIWPTLLEAGQRTHRRLAWIVAGRAVPHPALDHSILDAIEARLVAMFGAAAVLRSSEPLPALLAVVATPGDRVGVVSAGLESRPYELWLLHDGRAHALLDIATGQIWTHSAVAEHLGDPYRLPFLHAIVGTEPGSRPIVKEARNYLEGLCLAAVSGTPFEHAEIPPRVKKALINNKNNIDVEARRLRGEGLTDLAARAGLRLWLDAPSPRASAVGTPGTTYVLAEVDRSSSTIAFKRVSVQHGLQHRAVAGHGPSLSLLKSAVQDDPGRWFIPHALDVLGGMADHGLVLPFAAVDPAYVTFALNPDMPLSITDRCAAALSLSAAARRWLEDAQRDLPFPNAAPDWNDLIEILPLLDRDLSGALRQEGLDDLLEHDIGPTLPVLAKLERQGAWVHIPSGYSSWDDVRRDLQRQLESLQQIFMPLFSDLDPYRAEFEELVLLLKRAHGRLDDDVWSADLSAEDKFNRYVFGGAPEAVALDRARSIATSAFYWQSLLQQAGGRLRGVLAPTATGRWGFHNAPLHNLPKKSIEGKLLRSALCAPPDYILIGCDYDAFEARLLAALSGDPVLLAAANAADMHAEMANRLSGAAPGSVSRDAAKVGVYAIIYGQSLRGFCCRQATFTHQNSTELYQRVEATVASALAYRHAEIGAYAKNKYVKTRGGWRRWAPTKRAAFNTLIQGLGADILRRVLRELDRQLARMDAFIVHQAHDEIIVASRLQCANHVAQLLEGTMKSAATWPPSLLPRPVPLYVKIHRGYRWADLL, encoded by the coding sequence ATGCCCATCCCTGAAGTTCAGCGTCTTCTCGCCCGTGGACCAGGCAGTCTGCCCGACGTGCTCGTCGTGGACGTAGGGGCGCTGATCCGCTGGGCGTACGATGAGGATCCGAGCGCGGACATCTGGCCGACGCTGCTCGAGGCCGGGCAACGGACACACCGCCGACTTGCGTGGATTGTCGCCGGCAGGGCAGTGCCCCATCCAGCCCTCGATCATTCCATCCTCGACGCTATAGAGGCCAGGCTCGTGGCCATGTTCGGCGCTGCGGCCGTTCTTCGGTCGAGCGAACCGCTTCCCGCGCTGCTTGCGGTTGTTGCGACTCCTGGAGACCGGGTCGGCGTTGTTTCGGCGGGCCTCGAAAGTAGGCCGTACGAGCTGTGGTTGCTCCACGACGGCAGGGCGCACGCGCTGCTCGACATCGCCACGGGGCAGATCTGGACGCATTCTGCGGTCGCCGAGCATCTCGGAGACCCTTACCGACTCCCGTTCCTCCACGCGATTGTCGGCACCGAGCCGGGTAGTCGCCCCATCGTCAAGGAGGCGCGGAACTACCTCGAAGGGCTTTGCCTCGCGGCCGTGTCCGGCACGCCATTCGAACACGCCGAGATCCCGCCGCGGGTGAAGAAGGCGCTGATCAACAACAAGAACAACATCGACGTCGAGGCACGCCGGCTACGGGGAGAAGGGCTGACAGATCTGGCGGCTCGCGCAGGGCTGCGACTCTGGCTCGATGCACCCTCACCTCGGGCAAGCGCAGTAGGAACGCCAGGCACCACCTATGTGCTGGCCGAGGTGGATCGTTCGAGCAGCACGATTGCCTTCAAGCGTGTCAGCGTCCAGCACGGGCTACAACATCGAGCCGTCGCCGGGCACGGGCCCTCGTTGTCCTTGTTGAAGAGCGCCGTGCAGGATGACCCGGGCCGCTGGTTCATCCCCCACGCGCTGGATGTGCTCGGAGGCATGGCCGATCACGGGCTCGTGCTGCCTTTCGCAGCCGTCGACCCGGCCTACGTCACCTTTGCGCTGAATCCCGACATGCCACTGTCGATCACCGATCGCTGCGCGGCCGCGTTGTCGCTCTCGGCCGCGGCCAGACGCTGGCTGGAGGACGCCCAGCGGGACCTACCGTTTCCGAATGCAGCTCCGGACTGGAACGACCTCATCGAGATCCTGCCGCTCCTCGATCGGGACTTGTCCGGTGCTCTTCGACAAGAGGGGCTGGATGACCTCCTCGAGCACGACATCGGCCCGACCTTGCCCGTGCTCGCGAAGCTCGAGCGTCAAGGAGCGTGGGTCCACATCCCATCTGGTTACTCGAGCTGGGATGATGTCCGCCGAGATCTCCAGCGGCAGCTCGAATCCTTGCAGCAGATCTTCATGCCGCTCTTCTCCGATCTGGATCCATACCGTGCTGAATTCGAGGAGCTCGTCCTCTTGCTGAAGAGGGCGCACGGCCGGCTCGACGACGACGTCTGGTCTGCCGATCTCTCTGCTGAGGACAAGTTCAATCGGTATGTATTTGGTGGCGCTCCGGAGGCGGTCGCGCTGGATCGGGCGCGGAGCATCGCGACTTCGGCGTTCTACTGGCAGTCGCTGTTGCAACAAGCTGGAGGGCGTCTCCGGGGCGTGCTGGCGCCGACGGCCACGGGTCGATGGGGCTTTCACAACGCGCCACTCCACAACCTGCCGAAGAAGTCGATCGAGGGGAAGCTTCTTCGCTCTGCCCTTTGTGCCCCGCCGGACTACATCCTCATCGGTTGTGACTACGATGCGTTCGAGGCGCGCTTGCTCGCGGCGCTCTCGGGCGATCCAGTCCTTCTTGCGGCGGCAAACGCCGCCGACATGCACGCGGAGATGGCGAATCGGCTCTCGGGCGCCGCTCCAGGCTCGGTCTCGAGGGACGCTGCGAAGGTCGGCGTGTACGCGATCATCTACGGGCAGAGCCTGAGGGGCTTCTGCTGCCGGCAAGCCACATTCACGCACCAAAACTCTACCGAATTGTACCAGCGCGTCGAGGCTACGGTCGCCAGCGCTCTCGCCTACCGCCATGCAGAAATCGGTGCCTACGCGAAGAACAAGTACGTCAAGACGCGAGGGGGCTGGCGCAGATGGGCGCCGACCAAACGCGCTGCGTTCAACACGCTCATCCAGGGCCTTGGCGCAGACATCTTGCGTCGTGTTCTCCGAGAACTCGATCGCCAACTGGCACGCATGGATGCGTTCATCGTCCACCAGGCCCACGACGAGATCATCGTCGCCAGCCGGCTGCAGTGCGCGAATCACGTGGCCCAGCTCCTGGAGGGGACGATGAAGTCCGCGGCGACGTGGCCGCCGTCACTTCTTCCTCGACCTGTACCGCTATACGTCAAGATCCACCGAGGCTATCGATGGGCCGATCTCTTGTAA
- the istB gene encoding IS21-like element helper ATPase IstB, producing the protein MRLRLGYVAERLDALLAEAARTEPTYLDFLDNLLRQEADSKQRKRIAMGIQIAHFPAVKTLEDFDFKFQPSVDHKLVRELATGRFIAQAENVLVFGPPGVGKTHLAIALGRAVVEAGHSVLFTSATALLATLSRAETEGQLAERLLFYTKPKLLIVDELGYLPFERRSAHLFFQLVARRYEKSSTMITTNQVVTQWGTVFGDEVIAAAILDRLLHHSHTLMISGESYRLKQKKKAGLLGGSVSPAK; encoded by the coding sequence ATGCGGCTGCGCCTGGGTTACGTCGCCGAGCGGCTGGATGCGCTCCTGGCCGAAGCCGCGCGCACCGAGCCGACGTATCTCGACTTCCTCGACAATCTGCTGCGCCAGGAGGCGGACTCGAAGCAGCGCAAGCGCATCGCGATGGGGATCCAGATCGCGCACTTCCCTGCGGTGAAGACGCTGGAGGACTTCGACTTCAAGTTCCAGCCCTCGGTGGACCACAAGCTGGTGCGGGAGCTGGCCACGGGTCGCTTCATTGCGCAGGCGGAAAACGTGCTCGTCTTCGGACCTCCGGGGGTCGGCAAGACGCACCTGGCGATCGCGCTGGGCAGGGCCGTTGTGGAGGCAGGGCACTCGGTGCTGTTCACGAGCGCGACGGCGCTGCTCGCGACGCTGTCGAGAGCCGAGACCGAGGGACAGCTCGCCGAGCGATTGTTATTCTACACGAAGCCGAAACTGCTCATCGTGGACGAGCTCGGCTACTTGCCTTTCGAGCGCAGGAGCGCGCATCTGTTCTTTCAGCTCGTAGCCAGGAGGTACGAAAAAAGCAGCACGATGATCACGACGAACCAGGTGGTGACGCAGTGGGGGACGGTCTTCGGCGACGAGGTGATCGCTGCCGCGATCCTCGACCGGCTCCTCCACCACAGCCACACGCTGATGATCTCAGGAGAGAGTTATAGGCTGAAGCAGAAAAAGAAGGCCGGACTGCTCGGCGGGAGCGTCTCTCCCGCAAAGTGA
- a CDS encoding tyrosine-type recombinase/integrase, with protein sequence MPKRKYILGQPHLLRRRGKNKFWTGWLHGREVSLGTADRVEAQRKLAELAAQRASEEAAAERGGAEARAPAPDPPLLSELALLYAEHCRSPRHTKKTANSYAHRVAFFVEAMEAKNIRRADQVTFKVMSAYVRERSAIVSAATVNRDLTPVRRMFVFAKREGLIAQNPFKHEDFEELKLREARPKPNALALSPKQVDVFLAKADAMSKPGYAALFWLTAGSAVRIDEARHYEASDIDRERGLLTITPKKNWTSKGYRYRDVPISKDTADAAFAFVRTRDTVALDDKAVWNEIQRIRKAAGLPQFSIHDLRRAWASAVHANGASLKQVSVWLGHSSVQVTERYIRVFESDSSGHEFLPR encoded by the coding sequence ATGCCGAAGAGAAAGTATATCCTCGGCCAGCCCCATCTCCTCCGCCGGCGCGGCAAGAACAAGTTCTGGACCGGCTGGCTCCATGGCCGCGAGGTCTCCCTCGGCACGGCCGACCGTGTCGAGGCCCAGCGCAAGCTCGCCGAACTCGCCGCCCAGCGCGCGTCAGAAGAAGCTGCCGCAGAACGCGGAGGAGCTGAAGCGCGAGCTCCGGCGCCTGACCCGCCGCTCCTGAGCGAGCTCGCGCTGCTCTACGCCGAGCACTGCCGGTCGCCGAGGCACACGAAGAAGACGGCCAACTCGTACGCCCACCGGGTCGCGTTCTTCGTCGAGGCGATGGAGGCGAAGAACATTCGTCGCGCGGATCAGGTGACGTTCAAGGTGATGTCCGCCTACGTCCGCGAGCGGTCGGCCATCGTCTCGGCCGCGACGGTGAACCGCGACCTTACCCCTGTACGGCGGATGTTCGTGTTCGCGAAACGCGAGGGGCTCATCGCGCAGAACCCGTTCAAGCACGAGGACTTCGAGGAGCTCAAGCTCCGCGAAGCGCGGCCGAAGCCGAATGCCTTGGCGCTGTCGCCGAAGCAGGTCGACGTGTTCTTGGCGAAGGCCGACGCCATGTCGAAGCCTGGGTACGCGGCGCTCTTCTGGCTGACGGCCGGGAGCGCAGTCCGGATCGACGAGGCGCGGCATTACGAAGCCAGCGACATCGACCGGGAGCGTGGGCTCCTGACGATCACGCCGAAGAAGAACTGGACGAGCAAGGGTTACAGGTATCGCGACGTCCCGATTTCCAAGGACACGGCCGACGCGGCGTTCGCCTTCGTGAGGACCCGCGACACCGTGGCGCTCGACGACAAGGCCGTGTGGAACGAGATCCAGCGGATACGCAAGGCAGCAGGGTTGCCGCAGTTCTCCATCCACGATCTCCGTCGCGCATGGGCGAGCGCCGTACACGCGAACGGCGCGTCGCTGAAGCAGGTCAGCGTCTGGCTCGGGCATTCGAGCGTTCAGG